Proteins encoded by one window of Aspergillus puulaauensis MK2 DNA, chromosome 4, nearly complete sequence:
- a CDS encoding CocE/NonD family hydrolase (COG:S;~EggNog:ENOG410PJGH;~InterPro:IPR008979,IPR029058,IPR005674,IPR013736, IPR000383;~PFAM:PF02129,PF08530;~go_function: GO:0008239 - dipeptidyl-peptidase activity [Evidence IEA];~go_function: GO:0016787 - hydrolase activity [Evidence IEA]): MFVHEKLSHQFPDTVYTAVAHPEQHAGFHYTGFHPGKTHRLPRGHVKLPGFQAFPVDVIWEQDQAIPMRDGIKLFADIFRPEGEQGPVPAIIPWSPYGKVGTSTLNYDIMGPWRIGIPYQHLSGYETFEGPNPAEWCSRGYAIVDIDARGSGDSEGNLMFWGEQEATDIYDSITWISQQSWCNGSVVMMGNSWLAISQLNFASRFSHPNLKAIAPWEGLIDPYRQQACRGGIPKAGFGDMIIRGFAGRGKAENLGAMTKLRPLFDNYWEEKQIKPANIRDIPMYLTASYSTGLHCEGSFQAFETAQTPRKWLRVHATQEWHDLYRPEATDDLQRFFDFYAKGLQNGWERDTPRVRLSLLGYDGSCAKTIVERPEQNWPPARQHLSRYYLSGASQSLVRAQPGTAARVSHEGHSLVDSSDFVLYFDRYTELCGRPFVKLFMSCDAADDFDVVVQLRKISSSGKLLESLNWTPMPKPQPEVPNTNVAKHLGQQGMLRASHHISLQPRQSDNEIPFHNHESRQAIIPGTVVPLLIPIWPVGMVFEAGEGLMLRISGHDMALPETESLRPSSPVDENQGTHTVYTGGDYESYLVIPGITN; encoded by the exons ATGTTCGTCCACGAAAAACTCAGCCATCAGTTCCCAGACACAGTGTACACCGCCGTTGCCCATCCTGAGCAGCATGCGGGTTTCCACTACACAGGGTTCCATCCTGGAAAGACCCATCGGCTTCCCAGGGGCCATGTTAAGCTGCCCGGTTTCCAAGCTTTCCCAGTAGATGTGATTTGGGAACAAGACCAGGCAATTCCAATGCGGGACGGTATCAAGCTTTTCGCCGATATATTCCGGCCAGAAGGCGAGCAGGGGCCGGTCCCCGCGATCATTCCATGGAGTCCATACGGGAAAGTTGGCACGAGTACGCTCAACTACGATATCATGGGCCCTTGGCGTATTGGAATACCGTATCAGCATCTTAGTGGATATGAAACATTCGAA GGACCGAACCCAGCAGAATGGTGCTCTAGAGGCTATGCtattgttgatattgacGCTAGAGGCTCCGGTGACTCGGAGGGCAATCTGATGTTCTGGGGTGAACAA GAAGCGACAGATATTTACGATTCCATCACCTGGATTTCTCAGCAGTCATGGTGCAATGGCTCAGTTGTTATGAT GGGAAACTCCTGGCTGGCCATCTCACAACTCAATTTTGCCTCGCGCTTCAGCCATCCAAATCTCAAGGCGATCGCTCCATGGGAAGGACTGATCGACCCCTATAGACAACAGGCTTGTCGAGGAGGTATTCCCAAAGCTGGCTTTGGTGATATGATTATCCGAGGGTTTGCGG GCCGTGGAAAGGCAGAAAACCTGGGTGCCATGACCAAACTGCGACCTCTGTTTGACAACTACTGGGAAGAGAAACAGATCAAACCGGCCAACATTCGCGACATCCCCATGTATCTGACAGCCTCATACTCCACAGGCCTCCATTGCGAAGGCTCCTTCCAAGCGTTTGAAACGGCCCAAACCCCTCGCAAGTGGCTCCGAGTCCACGCGACACAGGAATGGCACGACCTTTACCGACCAGAAGCAACGGACGACTTGCAACGGTTCTTCGACTTCTACGCGAAGGGTTTGCAAAACGGATGGGAGAGAGATACACCACGGGTTCGCCTGAGTCTACTGGGCTACGACGGGAGTTGTGCCAAAACTATTGTAGAACGTCCTGAGCAGAACTGGCCACCTGCTCGTCAGCATCTGAGTCGATATTATTTGAGCGGGGCCAGCCAGTCTTTGGTTAGGGCGCAACCGGGTACCGCTGCTCGTGTGTCGCACGAAGGCCATTCTCTGGTTGATTCCTCT GACTTTGTGTTATACTTTGACAGATATACCGAGCTCTGCGGCCGGCCCTTTGTGAAGCTTTTCATGTCTTGCGATGCAGCAGACGATTTCGACGTGGTAGTGCAGCTTCGCAAAATCTCATCTTCTGGCAAACTCCTCGAATCCTTGAATTGGACACCGATGCCAAAGCCTCAGCCAGAGGTCCCAAATACCAATGTAGCAAAGCATCTTGGCCAGCAGGGGATGCTTCGCGCGTCTCACCATATTAGCTTACAGCCCCGTCAAAGTGACAACGAAATTCCTTTCCACAACCACGAGTCTCGCCAGGCCATAATTCCTGGCACAGTTGTCCCTTTGCTGATCCCAATATGGCCGGTGGGAATGGTCTTTGAGGCGGGGGAAGGTTTGATGCTTAGGATTTCGGGCCACGATATGGCTCTTCCTGAGACGGAATCTCTGCGGCCATCGAGTCCTGTTGATGAAAATCAAGGTACACATACTGTGTATACAGGGGGAGACTATGAAAGCTACCTGGTAATCCCAGGGATTACGAACTAA
- a CDS encoding EthD domain-containing protein (COG:S;~EggNog:ENOG410PWSH;~InterPro:IPR011008,IPR009799;~PFAM:PF07110;~go_function: GO:0016491 - oxidoreductase activity [Evidence IEA]), whose product MGFLPESPIKQVSCTRRKPHLTHQEFLDYHFQKHGALADEPDEPDLKPMKYTQTHIFDAAFGARLNAHPNANHPWVGRDDVTELFFRDATHLQICMSSEFVAERVGPDASFFADFETAISLMAREKLLMVTEEEERISNEGELAALLFLSPRDRNPDGDSAEKIVSPRLLSLLQQYTGNRTSSVAVNVGVEIPGLDPREYFGGKSMPVFSLVYKIHLTGGRDAVPIIRKVEAELQDALSENVDWSSSFTVFGYEAVVLDQEKGIPVV is encoded by the exons ATGGGCTTCTTACCAGAGTCTCCCATTAAGCAGGTCTCCTGCACTCGTCGTAAACCACATCTTACGCATCAGGAGTTCCTGGACTATCACTTCCAGAAGCACGGCGCCTTGGCCGACGAACCTGACGAGCCTGACCTCAAGCCCAT GAAATACACACAAACGCATATTTTCGACGCAGCCTTTGGTGCCCGGCTCAATGCCCACCCCAACGCAAATCATCCCTGGGTAGGCCGTGACGACGTGACtgagctcttcttccgcgatgCTACACACCTGCAAATCTGCATGAGTTCAGAGTTTGTTGCCGAGCGAGTGGGCCCAGACGCATCCTTTTTTGCGGATTTCGAGACGGCAATTAGTCTCATGGCTCGCGAGAAGTTGCTGATGGTcactgaagaagaagaaaggatCTCAAATGAAGGCGAGCTCGCTGCattgttgttcttgtcaCCTAGAGACAGAAATCCGGATGGGGATAGTGCCGAAAAGATAGTTTCGCCACGGTTATTGTCTCTGCTCCAACAATACACCGGCAACAGAACTAGCTCGGTTGCAGTCAACGTTGGCGTGGAGATTCCTGGGCTGGATCCCCGGGAATACTTTGGCGGGAAGAGCATGCCTGTTTTCTCGCTGGTGTACAAGATACACTTAACCGGAGGCCGCGACGCAGTTCCTATAATCCGCAAGGTTGAGGCGGAATTGCAGGATGCTCTCTCTGAAAATGTCGACTGGAGTAGTTCATTCACGGTATTTGGCTACGAGGCAGTCGTGCTTGATCAGGAAAAGGGAATTCCG GTAGTTTGA
- a CDS encoding zinc-binding alcohol dehydrogenase family protein (COG:Q;~EggNog:ENOG410PKEZ;~InterPro:IPR013149,IPR036291,IPR020843,IPR011032;~PFAM:PF00107;~go_function: GO:0016491 - oxidoreductase activity [Evidence IEA];~go_process: GO:0055114 - oxidation-reduction process [Evidence IEA]) has product MSYKALVADDRAELAVVESSPDYQLNDGEVLIQNIFSGVNPADIKHSTLLGIVDTVIGYDFCGRVTRTNRQSTLNIGDLVAGYTPSGVGRDSKFGTHQAFLVCPENMLFKVPQHLPHEDAACLTVVAMTAADAMYNLFDLPLPAPLNGGDFRGAAGPLLIWGASSSVGLCAIQFAAASGCYPIFVTASAARHEVLKELGATHLFDYSSPTVLDEIRQELERLQTGPIQYAIDAVGVDPNPLAVDGAESILSPNAKLLSVVVRRDARFQMPIATPHQDFRIQPPGVPHVINIPGKPEARQKAWAALLWAIDNYGQSFRLPSVEIFRGSGEEALAELRKVASGNRGYGKLVIPQPLK; this is encoded by the coding sequence ATGTCCTACAAAGCGCTCGTTGCCGACGACCGTGCCGAGCTCGCGGTAGTGGAAAGCAGCCCCGACTACCAGCTGAACGATGGGGAAGTTCTCATACAGAATATATTCTCAGGCGTCAACCCTGCGGATATAAAGCACAGCACTCTCTTAGGTATTGTCGATACTGTGATCGGATACGACTTCTGCGGCCGCGTTACGAGAACCAACCGCCAATCCACACTCAACATTGGAGATCTCGTTGCAGGATACACTCCAAGCGGAGTGGGCAGAGACAGCAAATTTGGGACACACCAGGCATTTCTGGTCTGTCCAGAAAACATGCTTTTCAAAGTCCCACAGCATCTTCCTCACGAGGACGCAGCATGCCTGACCGTTGTCGCAATGACAGCGGCAGATGCTATGTACAATCTGTTTGATTTGCCGCTCCCTGCGCCTCTCAACGGAGGCGATTTCCGTGGCGCGGCGGGCCCCTTGCTTATTTGGGGTGCCTCGTCCAGCGTGGGTTTATGTGCTATTCAATTTGCCGCTGCAAGCGGCTGTTATCCGATCTTCGTGACAGCATCTGCTGCTCGCCATGAGGTCCTCAAGGAATTAGGAGCAACGCACTTGTTTGACTACTCATCGCCAACtgttcttgatgaaatccGCCAAGAGCTGGAGAGACTCCAAACTGGTCCTATCCAGTACGCCATTGACGCTGTTGGGGTGGACCCGAATCCGCTGGCAGTAGACGGCGCTGAATCTATCTTGTCGCCAAACGCGAAGCTTCTTTCCGTGGTGGTACGGCGCGATGCGAGGTTCCAGATGCCTATTGCGACCCCCCATCAAGACTTTCGCATCCAACCCCCTGGTGTTCCACATGTAATCAATATCCCAGGAAAGCCAGAAGCGCGACAAAAGGCCTGGGCTGCACTACTGTGGGCAATTGATAATTACGGACAATCATTCAGATTACCCTCTGTTGAGATATTTAGAGGTTCAGGAGAAGAGGCATTGGCAGAGCTTCGGAAGGTAGCAAGTGGAAATCGGGGCTATGGCAAGCTAGTGATTCCGCAGCCACTAAAGTGA
- a CDS encoding cysteine hydrolase family protein (COG:E;~EggNog:ENOG410PU1S;~InterPro:IPR000868,IPR036380;~PFAM:PF00857) — MSTPRMAVILIDPYNDFLHPEGKLTSFLKDLQARDTIRNMKQLVTKARLHKIPIYYGLHQQWKHDSFNGWRHMTPNNVKQQRVQFFQQGSFGSQIYDGLEPDPENGDVVVSKHWNSDSFQNTDLDFQLRQREITHLVLAGLTANTCLEATARHAFELGYHVTLLKDATAGYSKELTDAASDLVWPLFARVLSVTEWGDTLEAKRI, encoded by the exons ATGTCGACCCCTAGGATGGCTGTCATTCTCATTGACCCTTACAACGACTTCCTCCATCCAGAGGGCAAGCTCACCTCGTTTCTCAAGGATCTACAAGCCCGGGATACAATCCGGAATATGAAACAGCTCGTTACCAAGGCGCGTCTTCATAAAATCCCTATCTATTATGGATTGCACCAGCAGTGGAAACACGATAGCTTCAATGGTTGGAGACACATGACCCCCAACAACGTGAAGCAGCAACGCGTCCAGTTCTTTCAACAGGGCAGCTTTGGATCCCAGATCTATGATGGCTTGGAGCCCGACCCAGAAaatggggatgttgttgtgagCAAGCACTGGAATAGCGA TTCCTTCCAGAACACCGACCTGGACTTCCAGCTAAGACAGCGCGAGATCACACATCTTGTCCTTGCAGGACTGACGGCTAATACGTGCCTGGAGGCGACTGCTCGCCATGCATTCGAGCT CGGCTACCACGTTACACTGCT TAAAGACGCTACTGCGGGTTACTCGAAAGAGCTCACTGATGCGGCCTCGGACTTGGTCTGGCCGTTATTTGCACGTGTATTGAGTGTTACTGAATGGGGCGATACGCTGGAAGCGAAACGTATCTGA
- a CDS encoding uncharacterized protein (COG:S;~EggNog:ENOG410PT2H;~InterPro:IPR011011,IPR013083) gives MAPRRSRKEKPQTSSHGTQRKRARRDSPVGDPEESHHNTQSDQERMPVMTGSTSQPSAISWHATVKAFEEEPLASQVQRYKDWRRSGSANEKICRVCSQPGDLHPCHTCRPAFHAACIPQGSYHGSHNRLFCTLCVQRGWHVAAPALTPPASPTPEPVQQPDPRVPSTSAMSIPSLITSALGSDVQSEALPIPQAQVPPANALPSSDSNHTTQGQVSASGSADVPNGGSPHENTTGFPNSSRSKRKRNSRFTTLSSDVDASLSILYRELESTASLKAQVEELQNRNLEFLQGIKIRDNNIAALRRDLQRRKSADEELERLKASAFSSDSLKQKVADLEAQNARLHAELQASREQTATAQELVNDWKGKLAQLLNTS, from the exons ATGGCCCCTAGGAGAAGTCGGAAAGAGAAGCCACAAACTTCATCTCATGGTACGCAACGGAAGAGAGCCCGACGGGACTCACCTGTGGGCGACCCTGAGGAAAGCCACCACAACACGCAAAGTGACCAAGAGCGAATGCCTGTGATGACGGGATCAACATCGCAACCGTCCGCCATCTCGTGGCACGCCACGGTGAAAGCTTTTGAAGAGGAGCCTCTGGCGTCCCAAGTACAACGATACAAAGATTGGCGCC GGAGCGGATCCGCCAACGAGAAAATCTGCCGTGTTTGCTCTCAGCCTGGTGATCTTCATCCTTGTCATACCTGTAGACCGGCATTTCATGCTGCTTGCATTCCTCAGGGGTCCTATCACGGCTCCCACAATCGCCTTTTCTGCACCCTGTGCGTTCAGCGTGGGTGGCATGTCGCTGCTCCGGCACTTACACCCCCTGCCTCTCCGACCCCAGAGCCGGTGCAACAACCGGACCCTCGAGTACCCAGCACAAGCGCCATGTCAATACCCAGTCTAATCACCAGTGCTCTTGGGTCTGATGTGCAGTCAGAAGCTCTTCCTATTCCACAAGCACAAGTGCCGCCCGCGAATGCTTTACCTTCTAGCGACAGTAATCACACTACACAAGGCCAAGTTTCCGCATCGGGATCTGCGGATGTGCCAAATGGTGGAAGTCCTCACGAAAACACAACTGGCTTTCCCAATTCATCACGCTCAAAGCGGAAGCGCAACTCGCGCTTTACAACTCTTTCGAGTGATGTCGATGCGTCCCTATCTATTCTTTATCGAGAACTGGAATCTACTGCTTCCCTCAAGGCACAAGTGGAGGAGCTACAAAACCGGAATCTCGAATTCTTACAGGGCATCAAGATCCGCGACAACAATATCGCGGCTCTACGCAGGGACTTGCAGCGTCGAAAGAGTGCGGATGAGGAATTAGAAAGGTTAAAAGCAAGTGCATTTTCAAGTGACTCGCTGAAGCAAAAGGTTGCCGACCTCGAGGCTCAGAATGCCCGGCTTCATGCTGAATTGCAGGCCTCGCGCGAACAGACCGCGACGGCCCAGGAGCTGGTAAACGATTGGAAAGGTAAGCTCGCACAGTTACTCAACACTTCTTAG
- a CDS encoding uncharacterized protein (COG:G;~EggNog:ENOG410QDAA;~InterPro:IPR011701,IPR036259;~PFAM:PF07690;~TransMembrane:11 (o72-91i98-117o123-146i158-178o190-212i236-257o269-287i299-319o325-345i357-375o395-414i);~go_function: GO:0022857 - transmembrane transporter activity [Evidence IEA];~go_process: GO:0055085 - transmembrane transport [Evidence IEA]) codes for MPWRKKSRSHQPCPRQVDDLNPVQPPPDGGSIAWTQVFCMHFVFFNSWGVSNSFSVFQQLYTSTLPQSSSEIAWIGSVQVSLLFFLGALAGRATDAGYFRLVYTVGAFLQVLGLFMLSLCKTYWQIFLAQAVCMGLGNGLTFSPALSVMSSYFSRHRAVAVGLAAAGAATGGLVYPVLIDRLLYIHQVGFGWTVRAAGLVMLVTEIPGLILLRPRFTTRAPTGPLIDWSAFKEPPFVFFAISMFLNFWGLYFAFFYLGNFARDRLGVESTLEFILILNGVGIVGRVVPSLIGDQVTGKLNILIPISLASAIVIYAWIAVTDPSGLYAFTVVYGLVGGAAQSLFPATATTMTPDVRRTGTRLGMILSIVGFATLTGPTIEGELISRMGGSYTGAQAFAGSSILLGCFFAVAPRVAKSGWKLKVKV; via the coding sequence ATGCCCTGGCGCAAGAAAAGCCGAAGTCACCAACCTTGCCCCAGACAGGTCGATGACCTAAACCCCGTGCAGCCACCTCCTGATGGCGGTTCGATAGCCTGGACCCAAGTGTTTTGCATGCAttttgtcttcttcaactcctgGGGCGTGAGCAACAGTTTCTCGGTGTTCCAGCAGCTGTACACGTCCACCCTGCCCCAGTCCTCGTCGGAAATAGCTTGGATAGGCAGCGTACAAGTAtctctcctctttttccTGGGTGCTTTGGCCGGGCGTGCAACAGATGCGGGATATTTTCGACTAGTCTACACCGTTGGCGCCTTTCTACAGGTTCTCGGGCTCTTCATGCTCTCGCTTTGCAAGACATATTGGCAGATCTTCCTTGCTCAGGCTGTATGCATGGGCCTAGGCAATGGCCTTACTTTCAGTCCCGCTCTATCTGTCATGTCCTCCTACTTCTCCAGACACCGAGCAGTGGCCGTGGGcttggctgctgcgggtGCTGCGACAGGAGGATTGGTCTATCCAGTCCTGATCGACCGACTGCTCTATATCCATCAAGTCGGGTTTGGTTGGACAGTTCGCGCAGCGGGCCTGGTAATGCTCGTCACAGAGATCCCAGGCCTAATACTTCTCCGGCCTCGCTTTACCACCCGCGCGCCGACAGGCCCTCTAATCGACTGGAGCGCGTTCAAAGAGCCCCCCTTTGTGTTTTTCGCCATCAGCATGTTTCTGAATTTCTGGGGTCTCtatttcgccttcttctacCTCGGGAACTTTGCCCGGGACCGTCTTGGGGTGGAGAGTACGTTGGAATTCATCCTCATTCTGAACGGCGTCGGTATCGTCGGACGGGTGGTGCCGAGTCTGATTGGAGATCAAGTAACAGGGAAActgaacatcctcatccccatcagCCTAGCGTCTGCCATTGTCATATACGCTTGGATTGCAGTTACAGATCCCAGCGGCCTGTACGCTTTCACGGTGGTTTACGGTCTCGTTGGCGGTGCGGCGCAGTCGTTATTCCCTGCAACGGCTACCACCATGACCCCGGATGTCAGGAGAACAGGCACGAGGCTCGGCATGATTTTGAGTATTGTTGGCTTCGCAACGTTGACGGGGCCTACGATCGAGGGCGAGTTGATCTCGCGCATGGGCGGCAGCTATACCGGTGCGCAAGCCTTTGCTGGATCCTCTATCTTATTGGGATGCTTCTTTGCCGTGGCGCCCCGAGTAGCCAAATCTGGTTGGAAGCTGAAAGTGAAGGTTTAA
- a CDS encoding uncharacterized protein (COG:S;~EggNog:ENOG410PZMQ;~InterPro:IPR036404), translated as MGSHPPIDIIPKLRKLMKCSYYNPDDPKDFYSYALIQVVYNASVDEFYSNSNARYGLPIKDHKRAGLFARHWTSAYSTEYIAYKYITTMIGPSANTVKGTNRLRTDIARDKLERQGQATMVAYIPVLLPTIEERFMWIDLTFPVRGILLPFVYQKDKRDPGYCQYLQYDFRRLRATVATLTRMSWEAEKPAKTEAGDADIVDEPGLPPAYVEDLKAKGRVPATFKKGQMELQINQVHGWWQPEWTARLDIARLYYTEVIPTAELKDDYKTWYNAVCLFKYDNVQASNMVQKTFGSDEWTLDAPVRDANMAASHEVIDLAKLLSDENGTSFDYKRNSDADGDLAAKLVEGFATFTTGMIPIVGPLATWGWTAMVSAIKDPKKFVEDNFGPQKSGELLVTLLSTVKNITPAFKQVPTPNSTMAAAPPKVTLKDGQRRSPTQPVIQYGGDGGNPFYAYPPNTTTLRQLTVFTSQAGSSPTIIKAISFAWYGFEAQAEAPQTSSAGERLVSGMFDAIEETLGIQENTKPAEEVYGAHWDVARFLPSQTFTFEPGEMVNWLTIRAAGRVDRIEFETNNGRHFVAGGTGGTEYKLGSGFIIGAEGRAAGDLDKLGLAISDIDFYQGEEYM; from the coding sequence ATGGGGAGCCACCCACCTATCGACATTATCCCCAAGCTGCGAAAGCTCATGAAATGCAGCTACTACAACCCTGATGACCCCAAAGACTTCTACAGCTACGCTCTAATCCAAGTCGTATACAACGCCAGCGTGGACGAGTTCTATTCCAACTCAAATGCCAGGTACGGCCTCCCCATCAAAGATCACAAACGCGCAGGGCTATTTGCAAGACATTGGACAAGCGCCTACTCCACAGAGTACATCGCGTACAAGTACATCACGACCATGATCGGCCCGAGCGCCAATACCGTCAAGGGCACGAACCGGCTCCGCACTGATATCGCGAGAGACAAGCTAGAGCGCCAGGGCCAAGCGACCATGGTTGCCTATATCCCTGTCTTGCTGCCCACGATCGAGGAACGGTTCATGTGGATTGATCTGACGTTTCCGGTGCGCGGGATCTTGCTTCCGTTTGTGTACCAGAAGGACAAAAGGGACCCGGGCTACTGCCAGTACCTGCAGTATGATTTCCGGCGGCTGAGAGCAACAGTGGCTACTCTGACCCGGATGTCCTGGGAGGCAGAGAAACCTGCAAAGACGGAAGCGGGAGACGCCGATATAGTGGACGAGCCTGGCCTGCCGCCTGCGTATGTGGAGGACCTCAAGGCGAAGGGCAGGGTCCCTGCTACTTTCAAAAAGGGGCAGATGGAGCTCCAGATCAATCAAGTGCATGGGTGGTGGCAGCCAGAGTGGACTGCGCGCTTGGACATCGCCAGGCTTTACTACACGGAGGTTATCCCCACCGCAGAACTGAAAGATGACTACAAAACTTGGTACAACGCCGTGTGTCTCTTCAAGTACGACAACGTCCAGGCAAGCAATATGGTCCAAAAGACATTCGGCAGCGACGAGTGGACATTGGATGCGCCAGTGCGGGATGCAAACATGGCGGCCTCGCACGAAGTCATTGACCTCGCCAAGTTGCTTTCAGATGAAAACGGGACCAGCTTCGACTACAAGAGGAACTCCGATGCTGACGGGGATCTGGCAGCGAAGCTCGTGGAAGGGTTTGCCACGTTCACCACGGGCATGATACCTATCGTTGGGCCGCTCGCTACATGGGGCTGGACCGCGATGGTCAGTGCGATTAAAGACCCCAAGAAGTTCGTCGAGGACAACTTCGGGCCACAGAAGTCAGGCGAACTCCTTGTGACGCTTCTGTCCACCGTGAAGAATATCACTCCGGCCTTCAAACAGGTCCCTACCCCGAACTCAACCATGGCGGCTGCTCCTCCGAAAGTAACGCTCAAGGATGGCCAGCGCAGGTCTCCCACGCAGCCAGTCATTCAATatggcggcgatggtggCAATCCCTTCTATGCGTACCCGCCCAACACCACAACGCTACGCCAGCTTACAGTGTTTACGTCGCAGGCAGGAAGCTCGCCGACAATCATAAAAGCCATCAGCTTCGCCTGGTACGGATTCGAAGCACAAGCAGAGGCGCCGCAGACGTCTTCGGCCGGCGAAAGACTCGTATCTGGCATGTTCGACGCGATCGAAGAAACTCTGGGAATTCAAGAAAATACCAAACCGGCAGAAGAAGTGTATGGAGCCCACTGGGATGTTGCCCGGTTCCTCCCCTCACAAACCTTCACCTTTGAGCCTGGAGAAATGGTCAACTGGCTAACCATTCGCGCTGCTGGCCGTGTCGACCGCATCGAATTCGAGACCAACAACGGTCGTCATTTCGTCGCTGGCGGTACTGGCGGCACCGAATATAAACTGGGAAGCGGGTTCATTATCGGTGCAGAAGGGAGAGCAGCCGGTGATCTGGATAAACTAGGGCTGGCAATCAGTGATATCGACTTCTACCAAGGTGAAGAGTATATGTAG
- a CDS encoding uncharacterized protein (COG:S;~EggNog:ENOG410PTTP;~SECRETED:SignalP(1-17)), translating into MKITSALLPALSGLAVAESTVSLLLFAVDYDQDHDASIVSSDATATTYSLTCPTGVKGSDCDVLNGITAVADSEDGSYTWWGSARDGYSATWACGPSGTEEGVCRKTSQGTDVGLTVYFTNYLSATVTGSATPTASSGQSTSTSTSASADASEGASGSESEATPTPTSGSEEETPTGGVPRVTGAAGLILGGAAVAVMGAVL; encoded by the exons ATGAAGATCACGTCCGCCCTCCTCCCAGCCCTATCCGGCCTGGCCGTCGCCGAGAGCACAGTCTCActgctcctcttcgccgtcgacTACGACCAGGACCACGACGCCTCCATCGTGTCCAGTGACGCGACCGCAACAACCTACAGCCTCACCTGCCCGACGGGCGTCAAGGGCTCCGACTGCGACGTCCTCAACGGTATCACGGCCGTCGCTGACTCTGAGGACGGCTCGTATACCTGGTGGGGGAGTGCCAGGGATGGATA CAGCGCAACATGGGCGTGCGGACCCTCCGGCACCGAGGAGGGCGTGTGCAGGAAGACCTCGCAGGGTACTGATGTCGGGCTTACTGTCTACTTCACGAACTACCTCTCTGCTACGGTGACGGGGAGTGCGACGCCTACTGCGTCTAGTGGTCAAAGCACCTCCACCTCTACTTCTGCCTCCGCCGATGCGTCCGAGGGGGCTTCTGGGAGTGAGAGTGAGGCTACACCGACACCTACCAGTGGAAGTGAGGAAGAGACTCCGACTGGGGGCGTTCCGAGGGTTACGGGGGCGGCGGGCTTGATTCTTGGAGGTGCGGCTGTAGCGGTGATGGGGGCTGTTCTGTGA